One part of the Microbacterium saperdae genome encodes these proteins:
- a CDS encoding DUF2961 domain-containing protein, translating into MSNSWNRLRNDGTIRSHTINAENPTGAPGSAGAASSVLGPGRKGSAWYELPAGESITLADISGGGVIRHIWITVTDATEAGPFVLRDLVLRAYWDGAEHPQVEVPLGDFFCNGFGARTLVTSEPIVVAPTSGMNSYFPMPFRTGARIEITSEHKGDIGHVFFQIDYTTGDRFEEWPGYFHAQWRRSNGTTALGEDHVIVDGIRGTGTYVGTYVALASLQRYWWGEGEVKFYVDDDGDLPSLCSTGLEDYAGGAWAFQNELSAESEPEPITFSAPYFGYPFASAKDETRASEFWTPMLPMHGMYRWHLPDPIFFQERLAVTVQQIGTWDHGLFERADDISTTAYWYQDTVGAPFPALPSARERTPR; encoded by the coding sequence ATGTCCAACTCCTGGAATCGCCTGCGCAACGACGGCACGATCCGCAGCCACACGATCAACGCCGAGAACCCGACGGGAGCCCCTGGTTCAGCCGGTGCGGCCAGTTCCGTACTCGGCCCCGGCCGCAAAGGAAGCGCCTGGTACGAGTTGCCCGCCGGCGAGAGCATTACCCTGGCCGACATCTCCGGCGGAGGAGTCATCCGCCACATCTGGATCACCGTCACCGACGCCACCGAGGCGGGGCCGTTCGTACTCCGCGATCTCGTCCTGCGCGCCTACTGGGACGGCGCAGAGCATCCGCAGGTCGAGGTGCCGCTCGGCGACTTCTTCTGCAACGGATTCGGCGCGCGCACCCTCGTGACCTCCGAGCCGATCGTGGTGGCGCCGACGAGCGGGATGAACTCCTACTTCCCCATGCCATTCCGCACCGGCGCACGCATCGAGATCACGAGCGAGCACAAGGGCGACATCGGCCACGTGTTCTTCCAGATCGACTACACCACAGGCGACCGGTTCGAGGAGTGGCCGGGGTACTTCCACGCGCAGTGGCGGCGTAGTAACGGCACCACTGCGCTCGGCGAGGACCATGTGATCGTCGACGGCATCCGCGGCACGGGTACCTATGTCGGGACCTACGTCGCCCTAGCCTCCCTGCAGCGCTACTGGTGGGGCGAGGGCGAGGTGAAGTTCTACGTCGACGACGACGGCGATCTGCCCTCCCTCTGCAGCACAGGTCTCGAGGACTACGCCGGCGGCGCGTGGGCCTTTCAGAACGAGTTGAGCGCCGAGTCGGAGCCCGAACCCATCACGTTCAGCGCTCCCTACTTCGGGTACCCGTTCGCCAGCGCGAAGGACGAGACCCGCGCTTCGGAGTTCTGGACGCCCATGCTGCCGATGCACGGGATGTACCGCTGGCACCTCCCCGATCCGATCTTCTTCCAGGAACGGCTCGCCGTCACTGTGCAGCAGATCGGCACCTGGGACCACGGCCTGTTCGAGCGTGCCGACGACATCTCGACCACGGCGTACTGGTATCAGGACACCGTGGGAGCGCCCTTTCCGGCACTCCCTTCCGCACGGGAACGCACTCCACGATGA
- a CDS encoding carbohydrate ABC transporter permease codes for MSSLPLIDPTASNRPRRTRTNWIMLSVAILVAIVMASPFLLLVLNAFKTGADYSAHGPLAWPTTFTFDAFTSYLARVNFPLALWNSIFSSTIIAFAGTGLALLASYAIGIGRIRARTAVTAVLLIATMVPHEALIYPLFYGAQATKTLNTVWSIIIVFTILWAAYGTYILSSVMSTFPREVLEAAAIDGANRWRILWTVVFPIVRPTLTVLVVFIFIWSWNEFYIPLILLADPASQTVPIALSTLRGQHSIDITVVNAGSLLSLIPTLIFFLIFQRTITRGVTAGAVK; via the coding sequence ATGTCATCTCTGCCGCTCATCGATCCGACCGCATCCAACAGGCCGCGCCGCACCAGGACGAACTGGATCATGCTCAGCGTCGCCATCCTCGTCGCCATCGTGATGGCGTCCCCGTTCCTCCTGCTCGTGCTCAACGCATTCAAGACGGGCGCCGACTACTCGGCGCACGGTCCTCTGGCGTGGCCGACGACGTTCACGTTCGACGCGTTCACGAGCTATCTCGCGCGCGTGAACTTTCCGCTGGCGCTGTGGAACTCGATCTTCAGCTCGACGATCATCGCGTTCGCGGGCACCGGACTCGCCCTGCTTGCCTCCTACGCCATCGGGATCGGACGGATTCGCGCCCGCACGGCAGTGACTGCGGTGCTCTTGATCGCGACGATGGTGCCGCACGAAGCGCTGATCTACCCGCTGTTCTACGGGGCACAGGCCACGAAGACCCTGAACACCGTCTGGTCGATCATCATCGTGTTCACAATCCTGTGGGCGGCCTACGGCACCTACATCCTCTCGAGCGTCATGTCGACATTCCCCCGTGAGGTGCTGGAAGCGGCTGCGATCGACGGCGCGAACCGCTGGCGGATCCTCTGGACCGTCGTGTTCCCGATCGTGCGTCCCACTCTTACGGTCCTGGTGGTGTTCATCTTCATCTGGTCGTGGAACGAGTTCTACATCCCGTTGATCCTGCTCGCCGATCCGGCGTCGCAGACCGTGCCGATCGCGCTGTCGACGCTGCGCGGACAGCACTCCATCGACATCACGGTCGTCAATGCCGGCTCACTCCTCTCCCTGATCCCCACACTCATCTTCTTCCTCATCTTCCAGCGCACCATCACTCGCGGCGTGACCGCGGGAGCAGTGAAGTAA
- a CDS encoding carbohydrate ABC transporter permease, translating into MPSSTALTRRPIDRRASYWLYLLPLAAGFIIVVAAPFVMNVYTSLFHWKGGQAPMRWAGLENYIALFSDDTFWRSFQNTLAMIVAITVVPTIIGILLAALLFDYLGRRFGDKAIAVLRATYYVPQILPIAVAGFIWAWILDTQNGSINLALKGLGIMSPPDWLGNPDIAIYAVMLMLIWLQIGYPVVIFMSALQRVDPELYEAAELDGAGWWRRFQAITIPQIRPEIFVVVLTATIAALKVFAPILILTGGGPEESTTVPSYYAYRNFFELSRVGYGSTIATVMSIVIFVVATVMLVWQHRENRKELS; encoded by the coding sequence ATGCCGTCGAGCACCGCTCTCACACGAAGGCCGATCGACCGACGCGCATCGTATTGGCTCTACCTGCTGCCGCTGGCCGCGGGCTTCATCATCGTGGTCGCCGCGCCGTTCGTGATGAACGTCTACACCAGCCTCTTCCACTGGAAGGGGGGACAGGCGCCGATGCGCTGGGCGGGCCTCGAGAACTACATCGCCCTGTTCTCCGACGACACCTTCTGGCGATCCTTCCAGAACACGCTGGCGATGATCGTCGCGATCACCGTCGTCCCGACCATCATCGGGATCCTGCTCGCCGCGCTGCTCTTCGACTACCTCGGTCGGCGCTTCGGCGACAAGGCGATCGCTGTACTGCGCGCCACCTACTACGTCCCGCAGATTCTCCCCATCGCTGTCGCCGGCTTCATCTGGGCCTGGATCCTCGACACGCAAAACGGCTCGATCAACCTGGCTTTGAAGGGTCTCGGCATCATGAGCCCGCCGGATTGGCTCGGCAACCCGGACATCGCGATCTACGCCGTGATGTTGATGCTGATCTGGTTGCAGATCGGGTATCCCGTCGTGATCTTCATGTCTGCGCTGCAACGCGTCGATCCTGAGCTGTATGAGGCGGCCGAACTCGATGGCGCCGGATGGTGGCGACGTTTCCAGGCGATCACCATCCCACAGATCCGACCGGAGATCTTCGTCGTCGTCCTCACCGCGACGATCGCTGCCCTCAAGGTCTTCGCACCGATCCTCATCCTCACCGGAGGCGGCCCCGAGGAGTCGACGACGGTGCCCTCGTACTACGCCTATCGCAACTTCTTCGAGCTATCCCGAGTGGGCTACGGATCGACCATCGCGACCGTGATGTCGATCGTCATCTTCGTCGTCGCCACCGTGATGCTCGTCTGGCAGCACCGCGAGAACAGAAAGGAGCTCAGCTGA
- a CDS encoding ABC transporter substrate-binding protein → MTTVKRITLRMAGGIAAAAVAMSLAACGSSADDAGSDTFTILQYENPESAQGQGWQLALEIFQKKHPDVKVDFQTTSFDAMRQNAKITLTGDKVPDVIEFNKGNADGGQLAGQGLLAPLDDQVAEYGWDEKVTGGMQAFAQYDEQGLAGSGNWYGVPNIGEYVMFYYNKELFAEAGITEQPATLEEFEANMDALVAAGITPISSSASTSQGFNQMWIWYSLVAAEADRAGIDDFMFLREPVDFSKAPWKTAADRFQSWIDKGYVGEELGGLNFEQATVNFLSGDKAMLIWNQGEFARIREQATFDWGYFTLPGANLQMGSSGHLWGVPANAKNKELSYDWIDITLSEEVQNKIGQLGGLPLAGDASTIEDELTREYTERFNELLANDSLAFYPDYPVPGFLDFIQSNMQAMSNRNEDADEYTDKLQKFYDEGRETALAG, encoded by the coding sequence ATGACAACCGTAAAGCGCATCACGTTGCGCATGGCCGGAGGCATCGCCGCCGCCGCCGTGGCGATGTCACTCGCGGCGTGCGGCTCGTCCGCCGACGACGCCGGAAGCGATACATTCACGATCCTGCAGTACGAGAATCCGGAGAGCGCGCAGGGCCAGGGTTGGCAGCTCGCGCTCGAGATCTTCCAGAAGAAGCACCCGGATGTGAAGGTCGACTTCCAGACCACGAGCTTCGACGCCATGCGGCAGAACGCGAAGATCACCCTCACCGGCGACAAGGTGCCGGATGTGATCGAGTTCAACAAGGGCAATGCGGACGGCGGACAGCTCGCCGGGCAGGGACTCCTCGCACCCTTGGATGACCAGGTCGCCGAATACGGCTGGGACGAGAAGGTCACCGGCGGCATGCAGGCGTTCGCTCAGTATGACGAGCAGGGACTCGCCGGATCCGGCAACTGGTACGGAGTACCGAACATCGGCGAGTACGTGATGTTCTACTACAACAAGGAGCTGTTCGCAGAAGCGGGCATCACCGAGCAACCGGCCACGCTCGAAGAATTCGAAGCGAACATGGATGCTCTCGTCGCGGCGGGCATCACCCCCATCTCTTCATCCGCGTCGACAAGTCAGGGCTTCAACCAGATGTGGATCTGGTACTCGCTCGTGGCGGCAGAAGCTGATCGCGCAGGCATCGACGACTTCATGTTCCTCCGCGAACCGGTCGACTTCTCGAAGGCTCCTTGGAAGACGGCCGCCGATCGCTTCCAGTCTTGGATCGACAAGGGCTATGTCGGCGAAGAGCTGGGCGGCCTCAACTTCGAGCAGGCCACAGTCAACTTCCTCAGCGGAGACAAAGCGATGCTGATCTGGAACCAGGGCGAGTTCGCGCGCATCCGTGAGCAGGCCACTTTTGACTGGGGCTACTTCACCCTTCCGGGCGCGAACCTGCAGATGGGGTCGAGCGGTCACTTGTGGGGCGTGCCTGCGAACGCCAAGAACAAGGAGCTCTCATACGACTGGATCGACATCACGCTCAGCGAAGAAGTGCAGAACAAGATCGGCCAGCTCGGAGGGCTTCCGCTCGCCGGAGACGCCTCCACGATCGAGGACGAGCTGACGCGCGAGTACACCGAACGCTTCAACGAGCTGCTCGCCAACGACTCGCTGGCGTTCTACCCGGATTACCCCGTACCGGGCTTCCTGGACTTCATCCAGTCGAACATGCAGGCCATGTCCAACCGGAACGAGGATGCAGACGAGTACACCGACAAGCTCCAGAAGTTCTACGACGAAGGACGCGAGACGGCTCTGGCCGGCTGA
- a CDS encoding LacI family DNA-binding transcriptional regulator, protein MITLKDLAAAVGVSASAVSLVLNDRDEGRVNADTARRIRAVAAEMGYIPNVLARGLRTRRTHTIGLLSDGVASIPFAGRMLEGVQTSAWDAGYLAMLIDTANRPELVAQSTKSLLQRDIEAMILAAEYHRVVPLPPIPPTIPVVILNGIPDDPAAADSVVPDEAGGASAAVRHLLEAGHTRIGFCTVSGDRFIASKLRFEGYRAALREHAVEYDAELVLELADPSTANAVEPLREFLSSARRPSALFCFSDQIAFAAYQVCADLGLSIPGDLSVIGFDDQEFIAEALRPGLTTVQLPHREMGAWAAKRAVDRIHGSAIGPPQSAQIRCPLIIRGSVTPHTS, encoded by the coding sequence ATGATCACGCTGAAGGATCTCGCTGCCGCCGTCGGCGTCTCCGCCTCAGCAGTCTCGCTCGTGCTCAACGATCGCGATGAGGGGCGCGTGAACGCCGACACAGCACGGCGCATCCGCGCGGTCGCCGCTGAGATGGGCTACATCCCCAATGTGCTGGCTCGCGGACTCCGCACCAGACGCACGCACACGATCGGCCTGCTCTCCGACGGCGTCGCGAGCATCCCGTTCGCCGGTCGCATGCTCGAGGGCGTGCAGACCTCCGCCTGGGATGCCGGATACCTGGCGATGCTCATCGACACCGCCAACCGCCCTGAACTCGTCGCCCAGTCCACGAAGTCGTTGTTGCAGCGCGATATCGAAGCCATGATCCTGGCTGCCGAGTATCACCGGGTCGTGCCCCTTCCGCCCATCCCTCCCACGATCCCCGTGGTGATCCTCAACGGCATACCCGACGACCCCGCTGCCGCCGACTCCGTGGTTCCGGACGAAGCAGGAGGCGCGTCCGCCGCCGTGCGCCATCTGCTGGAGGCCGGCCATACTCGCATCGGGTTCTGCACCGTGTCGGGCGATCGATTCATTGCATCGAAACTCCGCTTCGAGGGATATCGGGCCGCGCTCAGGGAGCACGCCGTCGAGTACGACGCGGAGCTCGTACTCGAACTCGCAGATCCCAGCACTGCGAACGCGGTCGAGCCGCTGCGAGAGTTTCTGTCTTCCGCAAGAAGGCCGAGCGCTCTGTTCTGCTTCTCGGATCAGATCGCGTTCGCCGCCTACCAGGTGTGCGCAGATCTCGGTCTGAGCATCCCGGGAGACCTGTCCGTGATCGGCTTCGACGACCAGGAGTTCATCGCCGAAGCGCTGCGTCCGGGTCTCACCACCGTGCAGCTCCCCCACCGCGAGATGGGCGCATGGGCTGCGAAACGCGCGGTCGATCGCATCCACGGATCGGCTATCGGGCCCCCGCAGTCCGCACAGATCCGGTGCCCACTCATCATCCGCGGCTCGGTGACCCCTCACACCAGCTGA
- a CDS encoding MarR family winged helix-turn-helix transcriptional regulator — MGISDDAVEIRARGWRTLAALHGIIEAELERALASSAGLSVVEYTVLDALSRQDGWHMRMQQLARATALSPSATTRLVTRLEDRGLLTRILCLDDRRGIYTELTPAGRTLYEKAHPIHDEALERTLGEAITQPELAPVVHALQGSPALT; from the coding sequence ATGGGCATCTCAGACGACGCCGTCGAGATCCGCGCGCGCGGATGGCGCACTCTCGCCGCGCTGCACGGCATCATCGAGGCCGAGCTGGAACGCGCTCTCGCCTCGTCGGCGGGACTCTCCGTCGTCGAGTACACGGTGCTCGACGCCCTGAGCCGCCAGGACGGCTGGCACATGCGGATGCAGCAGCTGGCGCGCGCCACCGCGCTGAGCCCCAGCGCCACCACCCGCCTGGTCACCCGACTCGAGGACCGCGGGCTGCTGACCCGCATCCTGTGCCTCGACGACCGCCGAGGCATCTACACCGAGCTGACGCCGGCGGGACGGACACTCTACGAGAAGGCGCATCCCATCCACGACGAGGCACTGGAACGCACCCTCGGCGAAGCGATCACGCAGCCCGAACTCGCGCCGGTCGTGCACGCGCTGCAGGGCAGCCCCGCGCTCACCTGA
- a CDS encoding MFS transporter: MPLGLIALAIGAFGIGLTEFVIMGLLPEVAADFGVTEATAGWLISGYALSVVVGALLLTAATTRLPRKPVLLGLLVLFIAGNVLTALSPDYGVAMAGRIVAALAHGAFFGIGSVVAADLVAPEKKARAIAIMFTGLTAANVFGVPFGTFLGQQFGWRSTFWVISVIGVVALVGIAALVRAPRSSEAAVSLRRELSAFRSGQVWLSLLVTILAYGGMFGAFTYIAYTLTSVTGFASAAVPWLLVLFGLGLVAGNAIGGRLADRSVDRTLVGFIAALAVVLVAFALLAWSQPATMVILVLMGGFGFGTVPGLQSRIMHYAGGAPTLASGANIGAFNVGNALGAWAGGVGISAGLGYVSPIWIGAALTTSALGVMLVAVFLAARTRPRTDTASFATVTA; encoded by the coding sequence ATGCCACTCGGACTCATCGCACTCGCCATCGGCGCCTTCGGAATCGGACTCACCGAGTTCGTCATCATGGGGCTGCTGCCCGAGGTGGCCGCCGACTTCGGCGTCACCGAAGCGACCGCGGGATGGCTGATCTCCGGGTACGCCCTCAGCGTCGTGGTCGGTGCACTGCTGCTGACGGCGGCGACCACACGACTCCCCCGCAAGCCGGTGCTCCTCGGACTGCTGGTGCTGTTCATCGCCGGCAACGTGCTCACCGCGCTCTCGCCGGACTACGGCGTCGCGATGGCGGGACGGATCGTCGCAGCCCTGGCGCACGGCGCCTTCTTCGGAATCGGTTCCGTCGTGGCGGCCGACCTCGTCGCCCCGGAGAAGAAGGCCCGCGCCATCGCGATCATGTTCACCGGGCTGACCGCGGCCAACGTCTTCGGCGTGCCCTTCGGTACCTTCCTCGGCCAGCAGTTCGGCTGGAGGTCGACCTTCTGGGTGATCTCCGTCATCGGCGTCGTCGCTCTCGTCGGCATCGCCGCGCTGGTGCGCGCCCCTCGGAGCAGCGAAGCAGCCGTCAGTCTGCGTCGAGAGCTCTCGGCCTTCCGATCCGGACAGGTCTGGCTCTCGCTGCTGGTCACGATCCTCGCCTACGGCGGCATGTTCGGCGCGTTCACCTACATCGCCTACACGCTCACGAGCGTGACCGGATTCGCGTCCGCGGCCGTGCCGTGGCTGCTCGTGCTGTTCGGCCTCGGCCTCGTGGCGGGCAACGCGATCGGCGGGCGTCTCGCCGACCGTTCGGTCGATCGCACGCTGGTCGGCTTCATCGCCGCGCTCGCCGTGGTGCTCGTCGCCTTCGCGCTCCTCGCCTGGTCGCAGCCGGCGACCATGGTCATCCTCGTGCTCATGGGCGGGTTCGGTTTCGGCACCGTCCCCGGCCTGCAGAGCCGCATCATGCATTACGCCGGAGGCGCCCCGACGCTCGCCTCCGGTGCGAACATCGGCGCATTCAACGTCGGCAACGCGCTCGGCGCCTGGGCCGGAGGCGTCGGCATCTCGGCGGGCCTCGGCTACGTGTCGCCCATCTGGATCGGCGCCGCACTCACGACATCCGCTCTCGGTGTGATGCTCGTCGCCGTCTTCCTCGCCGCACGCACCCGTCCCCGCACCGACACGGCGAGCTTCGCCACTGTCACGGCGTGA
- a CDS encoding aldo/keto reductase encodes MTTPPIPTLTLNNGLEMPQLGFGVFQVPDDETTDAVSSALEAGYRSIDTAAIYGNEVGVGRAIAQSGLPRDELFVTSKVWVDDHGYDAALRAYDQSLVRLGLDRLDLFLIHWPTPARDTYAETWRALERLYSDGRVGAIGVSNFEPEHLARIIGDTGIVPAVNQVELHPALQNRAVVAANESRGILTEAWSPLAQGAVLGEAAIVAIAERHGKTPAQVVLRWHLQQGRVVIPKSVTPARIAANLDVFDFVLSPEELAAIDLLERDGRTGPHPAQFNG; translated from the coding sequence ATGACCACTCCCCCCATCCCCACCCTCACCCTCAACAACGGGCTCGAGATGCCCCAGCTCGGCTTCGGCGTCTTCCAGGTGCCCGATGACGAGACCACGGATGCCGTCTCGAGCGCTCTGGAAGCCGGCTACCGCAGCATCGACACCGCAGCGATCTACGGCAACGAGGTGGGTGTCGGTCGCGCGATCGCCCAGTCCGGGCTGCCCCGCGACGAGCTGTTCGTCACCTCGAAGGTCTGGGTCGACGATCACGGCTACGACGCGGCACTGCGTGCCTACGACCAGTCGCTGGTGCGCCTCGGGCTCGACCGTCTCGACCTGTTCCTGATCCACTGGCCGACCCCCGCCCGCGACACCTACGCCGAGACCTGGCGTGCGCTCGAGCGTCTGTACTCCGATGGACGGGTCGGCGCGATCGGCGTCTCGAACTTCGAGCCCGAGCATCTCGCGCGCATCATCGGTGACACGGGCATCGTGCCAGCGGTGAATCAGGTCGAGCTGCATCCCGCTCTGCAGAATCGGGCGGTCGTCGCCGCGAACGAGAGCCGAGGCATCCTCACCGAGGCCTGGAGCCCGCTGGCACAGGGCGCGGTGCTCGGTGAGGCGGCCATCGTCGCGATCGCCGAGCGCCATGGCAAGACGCCCGCGCAGGTGGTGCTGCGGTGGCACCTGCAGCAGGGTCGTGTCGTGATCCCGAAGTCGGTGACCCCTGCGCGGATCGCCGCGAACCTCGACGTCTTCGACTTCGTGCTCTCGCCGGAGGAGCTCGCGGCGATCGACCTGCTCGAGCGCGACGGCCGCACCGGGCCGCATCCCGCACAGTTCAACGGCTGA
- a CDS encoding shikimate 5-dehydrogenase: MTMLNKDMTLCISLSARPSNNGTRFHNHLYEALELNWIYKAFAPTDLANAIAGVRGLGIRGCAISMPYKEDVIALVDRMDASATAIDSVNTIVNDDGVLVAYNTDYSAIAQLIERNGLDPACSVLLRGSGGMAKATAAAFRDAGFTAVTIVARNEDLGRALAAQYGFGWQADAAGLEADILVNVTPLGMAGGPDEHALSFEDAAITASSVVFDVVALPAETPLVKAGRTAGKTVITGAEVATLQALEQFVLYTGIRPSAEQVRAAEEYMRAQ, encoded by the coding sequence CGAGCAACAACGGAACCCGCTTCCACAACCACCTCTACGAGGCGCTCGAGCTGAACTGGATCTACAAGGCGTTCGCGCCGACGGACCTCGCGAACGCGATCGCCGGCGTGCGTGGCCTGGGTATCCGCGGGTGTGCGATCTCCATGCCGTACAAGGAGGACGTGATCGCTCTGGTCGACCGGATGGACGCCTCGGCGACCGCGATCGATTCCGTCAACACGATCGTGAACGACGACGGGGTTCTGGTCGCGTACAACACCGACTACTCCGCGATCGCGCAGCTGATCGAGCGGAACGGCCTCGATCCGGCGTGCTCCGTGCTGCTGCGCGGCTCCGGAGGCATGGCGAAGGCGACGGCCGCCGCGTTCCGGGACGCCGGCTTCACCGCGGTGACGATCGTCGCCCGGAACGAGGATCTCGGCCGCGCGCTGGCCGCGCAGTACGGATTCGGATGGCAGGCGGATGCCGCGGGGCTGGAGGCCGACATCCTGGTGAACGTGACTCCCCTGGGCATGGCGGGCGGGCCCGACGAGCACGCCCTCTCGTTCGAGGACGCCGCGATCACCGCATCGTCGGTGGTGTTCGATGTCGTCGCGCTGCCGGCGGAGACCCCTCTCGTGAAGGCCGGGCGCACGGCAGGCAAGACCGTCATCACAGGCGCAGAGGTCGCGACGCTGCAGGCCCTCGAGCAGTTCGTGCTCTACACCGGCATCCGTCCGTCCGCCGAGCAGGTGCGGGCTGCAGAGGAGTACATGCGCGCGCAGTAG